The DNA region TCGCCGCCGACATGATTGCGTTGATGGATGCCCTCAGAATCGAGAAAGCCGTGCTTGGCGGCTACGACTGGGGCGCGCGCACCGCCAACATCATGGCAGTGCTGTGGCCGGAGCGCTGCAAGGCGATGGTATCGGTCAGCGGCTATTTGATCGGCAGCCAGGCCGCCGGCAAGGCGCCGCTGCCGCCGAAGGCCGAGCTGCAATGGTGGTACCAGTTCTATTTCGCGACCGAGCGCGGCCGCGAAGGCTATGCCAAGAACCGGCACGACTTCGCCAAGCTGATCTGGCAGATCGCCTCGCCGAAATGGGCCTTCGACGACGCCACCTATGACCGCAGCGCGGCCGCCTTCGAGAACCCCGACCATGTCGACGTCGTGATCCACAATTACCGCTGGCGGCTCGGAATCGCCGAGGGCGAAGCGAAGTACGATGGTTTCGAGAAGACGCTGGCTCAAGCGCCTGTGATCGCGATCCCGACCATCACGATGGAGGGCGACGCCAACGGCGCGCCGCATCCGGAGCCCGCGGCCTATGCCAAGAAGTTCTCCGGCCATTACGAGCACCGGCTGATCACCGGCGGCATCGGCCATAATCTGCCGCAGGAGGCGCCGCAGGCGTTCGCCCAAGCCATCATCGATATCGACAAGGCCTAAAGCGAGATGGCTTTACTTCGAAGCGAGCAGCGGGCTCTGCTTCACCTCGCGCCGCTTGCGGGGAAAGGTCGGAACGCATCATTAGATGCGTTCCGGGTGAGGGGGACTCACCGCGAGTCGTACTCTCTCTATCTACGCGGAAGCAGCCCCTCACCCCAACCCTCTCCCCGTAAGAACGGGGAGAGGGAGCAGCAAGATCGGTGTGGAGACTGGCGCGGTCCGATCTGGCGCTGCTCTTGCTGCGGAGCTAGTTTCTCCGCAGCCAACGCATCCGGGGACCGGCAGTGAGCATCACCATCTACGGCATCAAGAACTGCGACACCATGAAGAAGGCGCGGGCGTGGCTCGACGACAACGGCGTCGCCTACGACTTCCACGACTACAAGACCGCGGGCATCGGCAAGGACAAGCTCAAGCAATGGAGCGACGAAGTCGGCTGGGAGACGCTGCTCAACCGCGCCGGCACCACCTTCAAGAAGCTGCCTGATGCCGACAAGGAAGGATTGAGCGAGCGCAACGCGCTGGCGCTGATGGCCGAGCAGCCCTCGATGATCAAGCGTCCGGTGCTCGACCTCGGCCCCAAGCGCGTCGTCGGCTTCAAGCCGGATATTTATGCCAAGGAGGTGCCGGCGAAGGCGCGGAAGACCTAACCGCCTTCGTGAAGGCTGGTCCCGGATGACGGGGAGGGATTTTGGCGCGCGGCTTCTCCACGCTGTCGTCCTAGCGAAAGCCAGGACCCATAACCACCGAATTTGATCGAGGGCGGGACAGCGGCCCCAGCGTCGCACAACAACAAACAATCGGGGTAATGGGTCCTGGCTTTCGCCAGGACGACGCTGAGTTTGGTGCCGCTTGTGAGCGTTACATTCACATCCTCTCGGGATGAGAAGAAGGCGCTGGTGATGCAATCGTACTAGACCAGCTCTGCGCCATTGCACGCGGCCGGACTTGCCTCCGGCACGAAGCTGCGGTCGATCACCGCGCGCACCGTGACGACTGGCACCGCCTTCGCTGCCACGCCCATCAGATTGTGCAGCCGGAAGCCGCCTTCCATACTGATCGCCTTGTAGGAGCCGACCAACTGCTCGACCGCGTCGCCGCGGCCGAACGGCAGCAGCAGCCTTTCGTAGGAGACGTCCTTGCCGTCGGCGTCGACCACTTCAGCAACTGTATAGGTCGGACGCTTGCGCGCCAGGCAGGCGCGGTAGGAGCGGATGACGCCCGCATAACGTTCGGGGCCGATCGCATCGTCCAGATAGCGGTTGGTGCGGTGTCGCGGATCGACGTGCTCGTTGCCGTAGGCCGTGGTGAGCCGCGCGCCTTCCTGCGTGATCAGGAAGCGCGCCGCGTCGCCTTCGCCGATGACGTCGAACGCCATCATGTCGGCGCGTTCTTCGTTGGCGCTGTCGGTCTGGAAGTCGGACAGCCCGGGCAGGGCGTCCGGCGTGCGTGCCGCGCGCAGCCAAGCGTTCAGCAGCACGCGCTGCGTGATCGATTTGACCACCGACGGAT from Bradyrhizobium genosp. L includes:
- a CDS encoding alpha/beta fold hydrolase, with product MSQSINQQRRRFLGIAGATLAAAKFGFIGAARAQTKATLPAIKAGGHTSIGPVKQINAGVLDTGYVEMGPASGPAVILLHGWPYDIHSYADVAPALADAGYRVIVPHLRGYGTTRFLSKDTMRSGQPVAVAADMIALMDALRIEKAVLGGYDWGARTANIMAVLWPERCKAMVSVSGYLIGSQAAGKAPLPPKAELQWWYQFYFATERGREGYAKNRHDFAKLIWQIASPKWAFDDATYDRSAAAFENPDHVDVVIHNYRWRLGIAEGEAKYDGFEKTLAQAPVIAIPTITMEGDANGAPHPEPAAYAKKFSGHYEHRLITGGIGHNLPQEAPQAFAQAIIDIDKA
- a CDS encoding ArsC family reductase codes for the protein MSITIYGIKNCDTMKKARAWLDDNGVAYDFHDYKTAGIGKDKLKQWSDEVGWETLLNRAGTTFKKLPDADKEGLSERNALALMAEQPSMIKRPVLDLGPKRVVGFKPDIYAKEVPAKARKT